One region of Trinickia violacea genomic DNA includes:
- a CDS encoding peptidylprolyl isomerase, with protein sequence MKSLLLALGSAALIANAPAFAQTAAPATHPTVLIKTTDGDIRVELYPEKAPKTVANFLDYVKSGQYSGTIFHRVIPGFMIQGGGFTASYVEKPTRAPIPLESKNGLKNAVGTIAMARTSDPNSATAQFFINTVDNAGLDYPNPDGNGYAVFGKVISGMDVVKKIEGTPTTTRGPMADVPQTPIVIESASVVSK encoded by the coding sequence ATGAAAAGCTTGTTGTTGGCGCTCGGCAGCGCCGCTCTGATCGCGAACGCCCCCGCCTTCGCGCAAACGGCCGCCCCCGCCACGCATCCCACCGTCCTCATCAAGACGACGGACGGCGACATCCGCGTCGAGCTGTACCCCGAGAAGGCGCCGAAGACGGTCGCCAACTTCCTCGACTACGTGAAATCCGGCCAATACAGCGGCACGATCTTCCACCGCGTGATTCCAGGCTTCATGATCCAGGGCGGCGGCTTCACGGCGAGCTACGTCGAGAAGCCGACGCGCGCGCCGATTCCGCTCGAAAGCAAGAATGGCCTGAAGAACGCGGTCGGCACGATCGCGATGGCGCGCACGAGCGACCCGAACTCGGCCACCGCGCAGTTCTTCATCAATACCGTCGACAACGCCGGCCTCGACTATCCGAACCCGGACGGCAACGGCTACGCGGTGTTCGGCAAGGTGATCTCCGGTATGGACGTCGTCAAGAAGATCGAAGGCACGCCGACCACGACGCGCGGCCCGATGGCGGATGTTCCGCAAACCCCGATCGTGATCGAATCGGCCAGCGTCGTTTCGAAATAA
- a CDS encoding tetratricopeptide repeat protein — protein sequence MKPSSGRAPRAATLAAAMLCGVALTALPGIAAHAQQVSTAVADGTPQIDASIASQNWNAALSQLDARIKTNPRDAQAKFKRGTVLAHLNRDDEAIQQFVELTQTYPELPEPYNNLAALYAKEGRYDEARAALETAVKTNPSYGLAYENLGDLYLRLAAESYKRAQSLGHASGATAQRLADLQKVISPPASSKKTAKAAVPGSAPMPSFPVISLPTFQSGAGSNGSLAIPPYVAPSQ from the coding sequence ATGAAACCTTCCAGCGGCCGCGCGCCCCGCGCTGCGACCCTCGCCGCGGCTATGCTGTGCGGCGTTGCTCTGACCGCGCTGCCGGGCATCGCCGCCCATGCGCAACAAGTGTCGACGGCGGTCGCCGACGGCACGCCGCAGATCGACGCGTCGATCGCCAGCCAGAACTGGAACGCGGCGCTTTCCCAGCTCGACGCACGCATCAAGACGAACCCGCGCGACGCCCAAGCGAAGTTCAAGCGCGGTACCGTGCTCGCGCACCTGAATCGCGACGACGAAGCGATCCAGCAATTCGTCGAGCTGACGCAAACCTATCCGGAGCTGCCCGAGCCCTACAACAACCTGGCTGCGCTTTACGCCAAAGAAGGCCGCTACGACGAGGCACGCGCCGCGCTCGAAACCGCCGTCAAGACCAACCCGAGCTACGGCCTCGCGTATGAAAATCTGGGCGATCTTTACCTGCGGCTTGCCGCGGAGTCGTACAAGCGCGCTCAATCGCTCGGCCATGCAAGCGGCGCGACCGCGCAACGCCTTGCCGACCTCCAGAAAGTGATCTCGCCGCCTGCATCGAGCAAGAAGACCGCGAAAGCGGCCGTGCCGGGTTCGGCACCCATGCCGTCGTTCCCGGTCATCAGCTTGCCGACGTTCCAATCCGGCGCCGGCTCGAACGGGTCGCTGGCCATACCTCCGTACGTCGCGCCGTCGCAATAA
- a CDS encoding peptidylprolyl isomerase translates to MVELHTNHGIIKLELDAEKAPKSVENFLNYVKNGHYDNTVFHRVIDGFMIQGGGFEPGMKQKATEAPIDNEANNGLKNVQGSIAMARTNDPHSATAQFFINVNDNDFLNHSSPTPQGWGYAVFGKVVEGLDVVDKIKKVKTGSKGFHQDVPVDDVVIEKAVIVD, encoded by the coding sequence ATGGTCGAACTCCATACGAACCACGGCATCATCAAGCTCGAACTGGACGCTGAAAAGGCGCCGAAATCGGTCGAGAACTTCCTGAACTACGTGAAGAACGGCCATTACGACAACACGGTGTTTCACCGCGTGATCGACGGCTTCATGATTCAAGGCGGCGGCTTCGAGCCGGGCATGAAGCAAAAGGCGACCGAAGCGCCGATCGACAACGAAGCGAACAACGGCCTGAAGAATGTGCAGGGCTCGATTGCGATGGCGCGCACCAACGACCCGCATTCGGCTACGGCACAATTCTTCATCAATGTGAACGACAACGACTTCCTGAACCACTCGTCGCCGACGCCGCAAGGCTGGGGCTACGCGGTGTTCGGCAAGGTTGTCGAAGGGCTCGACGTCGTCGACAAGATCAAGAAGGTGAAAACGGGCTCGAAGGGCTTCCATCAGGACGTGCCCGTTGACGATGTCGTGATCGAAAAGGCTGTTATCGTCGACTGA